A genome region from Chrysemys picta bellii isolate R12L10 unplaced genomic scaffold, ASM1138683v2 scaf12, whole genome shotgun sequence includes the following:
- the LOC135977693 gene encoding uncharacterized protein LOC135977693: MQSSPAVMAVQSVNRKRAPAWTDREVLDLIAVWGDESVLSELRSKRRNAKIYEKISKDMAERGYSRDATQCRVKIKELRQGYQKTKEANGRSGSHPQTSRFYEALHSILGAAATTTPPVTVDSEDGVVSTAGSSDMLGDVEDEEGDEEGEAVGSAHNADFPDSQDLFITLTEIPYEASPAVTPDTESGEGSATPSVTVSQPSLESHSQRLARIRRRKRRTREDMFSELMACSQAQAAQQTQWRENLTRMHQANMDQEERWRQEDQQATQTLLGLLREQTDTLRRLVDVLQERRQEDRAPLQSIYNRPPLPPSPIPTSPKVQRRRGGRVPANSHSTPAESSSSRRLSFPKI, encoded by the exons atgcagagctctccagcagtgatggccgtgcagtctgtgaatagaaagagggccccagcatggactgatcgggaagtcttggatctcatcgctgtgtggggcgatgagtccgtgctttccgagctgcgatccaaaagacggaatgcaaagatctacgagaagatctctaaagacatggcagagagaggatacagccgggatgcaacgcagtgccgcgtgaaaatcaaggagctgagacaaggctaccagaagaccaaagaggcaaacggacgctccggatcccatccccagacatcccgtttctatgaggcactgcattccatcctcggtgcggccgccaccactaccccaccagtgaccgtggactctgaggatggggtagtgtccacggccggttcctcggacatgttaggggacgtggaagatgaggaaggagatgaggagggcgaggcagtcggcagcgctcacaacgctgatttccccgacagccaggatctcttcatcacccttacagagatcccctacgaagcgtccccagccgttaccccggacacagaatctggtgaaggatcagcca ccccatctgtgactgtctcacaacctagcctggaatcacactcccagaggctagcgcggattaggcgtaggaagaggaggacacgggaggacatgttctctgagcttatggcctgttcccaagcccaggcagcacagcagacccagtggcgggagaacttgacccgaatgcaccaagccaacatggatcaggaggagaggtggcggcaggaagaccagcaggcgactcaaacgctgcttggactactgagggagcaaacggacacgctccggcgccttgtggatgttctgcaggaacggaggcaggaggacagagccccgctgcagtccatctataaccgccctcccctgccaccaagtcccatacccacctcacccaaagtgcaaagaaggagaggcggcagagtccctgctaactctcactccacccctgcagagagctctagtagcagaaggctctcatttcccaaaatttga